The genomic window AATTGAACTTTTCAAATTTGAGGTTATGTTAAGTTACTTTTGCAAGCTTTTTGCGGATTAACTTTGAACAAGGATCATATAAACAACAAGTTTTTGAGACTAATTCGGGTCTCCAACGCTGCGGGAAGGGCAGCTCCTTCGCCCTTGCCTAGTTACAGCGGCCGGTGGCATACCACCCCCCGAGTCTTCGGCTTTTATAAAACACTCTCGGGGTAGGGCAGACAAATACCAGATGGAAGTCGTCCAATGAATAGCTTCTATCACAGTGTagtgataaaaatattcattataatcacttcgaaaaaaatattttattatattttataaattttagtagTTCCCAGGAAGGTTCAGACagtgttttttttgtatagactCGAAAAATTATTCCATTGCATGAAACTTCAAACGCAAATTTAAAGAAAGTGTAGATAATTGAAAGAGATGAAAAACCTAAGCAAAACCCTTACCAACACCAAATTCAGGATGCATATTTCTAATGCACACCCCACAAAACAACGCCACTTTCCGGAGTCTCTCAAACCGTAAATTTTCTAAGTACCCACATAACATATTTTGATGAGGTTGTCTTCTAccattttatttgtgaaattttcATCTGTCtgtctttttatttatacataatccacagctcttataaagatttaattaatacatataaatatgatatgaCAGCCATAAggggattaacattttaaaggccATGATTGTATTTGGACAGATGCTAGTCCatgtataattatattgacatacacaaatatatatatatatttttttttttcattgtcaACTTGCAACCCCACACTTGTGTAACTCAAAAATGCATGCTGGTTTGCCTGTAATtggatttacaccataattaatacttattttattttctttataagcTAGCAATAGTGTATAATCTGTTGgtgaaactaataaataaataaataagtatatatatatgtgtaatgtaataaatcatcgttttaatgtaataaaaattttttaacaaaaaaaataactgacttcaaaaacactatttcaaaacaatagatataacatgcactaaaaagtataaaaataattgagtatttttatacaatctaattaattaatctaattctagttacgattatagttatttttggaatcggtgtccttccgccgcgacccgctatcgcctcctcacaactcaagcacatctcacctataactatgtatgtagtcacaaacctatcttggatgacatcgactccaaaaattacaataatcaccagctttcaaataaaaaaacaattaacaaaatagattcacccagtcgaaagttttgaggtaacaaacttaaaaaaaaacataccgacgaattgagaacctcctccttttttgaagtcggttaaaaacataGGATTTATACTACAAAGATACCATACTAACATGAAATGAACTatgttaataaaatcataaaattatgtttccacTAATATctataagtatgtatttttataactcTACCACCTAAATATTGCTGTCACCTTTACCCTCATAACAAGGCTAACAAGTGATATCTTTGACTTTCATTTGGGAACAGCTCCCACATGTCAATGTTAAGAACAGTCCAAGGTTGTTTTTGAAACAAGGAGCTGGCAAGCAAAATAGGCACGAAATTAAACTACATAATTAATcaattttatcataattatataaaccaGAAACTTTTTTTGGAAACAATTTTCAGTTTCACAGGGTGGTTTGAATTGTAATGTAGATGCATATTCAGAGGGCTAAAAGCTACGAGATTTAAAACAACCTTTAATTTACCAGAAGTTTAAGTAAACCATTTTATATGCCACACTCTCCTCATATTGGTGATAATAAAATCCTGATAATTAATATACTGACTGATATCATCACTCAATGTAAATggtgcatattattttaaagcacCAAATTATGTGTTGTAATCTTACTCACCTGTAAATGAACTTCATACTCGCTAGGTCCAAAATATGATCCATACAATCCAAAACCAACCACAAATATCCTCTGGTCTACAGTAAATCTTATTCTATCTGTGGTTCCACTGTAGCCCCACCTGGACTCAGTCTGAGAGAAGCGAATCACAGTCAACTCTTTACCAGTCATACAACACCTTGGAGTATCAAGGAAGCCAACATTTGGTTTAGGATTTACAGTGAAATACAGGAACAACTGTACAATTTCTCTATCGTCTAGGAGGCCACTCTGGGCTGGGCCCATTGCAAACTCTTCTACAGACATGAGTGGAAATCGGATTGCATGGAAGGCACGCCCAAGGACCACTCTTTGGTTATTAGGAGTAACTGGTAACTGCCTGCGAATACACTCTGCTTCTGACCAGCGTAGGACTGCTGAGAAAATTTTTGCTTCTCTTATGCGGAGTGTATCCCTGTAAGCATTTTGTCTATTTTACATCAtgcaaatataataagtatcacTTATATCAATGACAAATACAGGAAGTCAATCTGAAAAACACCTAACATATAGTCATGAGACAAAATAGTACTTTGTTGATAAGCAAGATGACAAAAcaacttacccccttattcataatggtccgctaactttaaacagctgcttaggagtgttttttctcattctgacttaggtcaatagaaaagagtgtgaattagcagtgctttaagttagcagactattatgaataaggggggttAGTgtacataaaaagtaaaatgtGGTTGTGGTACAAGTTTAATTCAAACGAAATGCATAAATTAGGCTGTGATTGGTGATTTATCAATTATCAGAATGCCatctagattatgcgtaccataACAAcacctattcctgccgtgaagcagtaatgtgttaatattattgtgcTTCATTCTGGAGAGtgccgtgaaattactgggaaaattagagttgacatcttatgttttaaggtgacaagcacaattgtggtactgctcagaattttttggttattcaagaatcccgagtggcactgcattgtaatgggcagagtgtatcaattaccattaactGAATTCCTGCAGGTCCCATACCctatttccataaataaaaaatgtgtatatCTATAGAGTgcaatattagatattatagtAACTTGTTTGAcagaatattttcattaatgatGAAAAAGTCCGCATGGACTGATCTATTGATGACTTTTTGGgtataagttatttataaaataaaaacataaaaactcATTAATGTACTAAgccttataataatatcttgttTCTGACAATTTttccataattttttaaacattagtaTCTTATAGACttagaaataaattagtatcaataatattataaattgctaTTGGAAAGTGCTATGCTAGATTCAATATTTctgcaaatattattaattaccatGCATTATATTATTACCTTTCTAGAACTGCATTTAATGTATCCTGATCTATGTCAGTAAACCCTTCGGCATTGAATGCATCAGCGGTGTTCTTGTCAATCATTTCCAAGCACAATGTAGCCAGCTGTGGCTCATCAAACAACCTTGCTTGTGTCAGCAACAAGAAAGCGTTGTCAGTACCGAGGTTACTTTTTAGAAAATCTACACAATGTTCTTCTAATGCTGCTACTGCATACTTTTTAGCGGTGTACAGAGTCGTCATTACACTCTCCGGCCCAATTCTGACCTCATCAGAGTACAAGAATTTCAACAAATGCAAAAAAGCAGCTGGTTCCACATCGGGCAACTCCACCTCATCCGACTTCGTAGCCAGTACTCCGTTAAACATGGCGTCGAATACAGGGCTGCCTACGGAAAGAAAAAACTTATGTGCTGGAATGACTTGCTGGTTTACGTCCTTACCAACAATAAAGTGGACGTCAGCAAGTATTTCGTTATTGAATAAGAAGGATACGCGTTCCTTGACAGTAGTCTTAGTGGCTTGCCAATTGTGAAGACGGCCTCTGTTATGTGTTGGTAGGTTCTCGATAGCGGATGAAGTTGAGGGTGTGGGTTCAGAAACATGTATTATTTCCTCCTCTATATTTCCCTGCCTAGCTTGCAGGTTTGATGGAAGCATGTTTTGAGGAGGATGATCATCTCCACCGGCTCCATCTTCGAGCCTTACATTGGATAatctatttacaatattatctcTTCTAGATCCTGAAGCCATACTAACATAAGATCAAAGGCCAGCTATGATCAGTGTGGATTGTAGGAAAAGTTTAAATCAACTAATAAATTAGAAGCTTAAGAAGAACCAAGGAAGTAAAATGTTTACgtttaaattttcatattttgttttattctcaaAATATAGCTTTTTGTGCACTTGCCAGTTGCCTGACTCGCATTGACATTTGCGATTTgacaaaagtatttttttttctctggcACCGTACGAGTATGCACATTCAGCCAAGTATTATTTTACTCTTTGCCTAACAATGTATGAAtgcaataattgaaataaagatACGGCGTTTGACAGATAaactgcatttatttatttaagttacttatttttatttatagactCTCTTTGTCGTATAGAAATCGCCCTCTAACTTCCACAGCTTAAATCGACATACTCATTCATCGTCGAAAGCCGTCGATGTAtagagcgacgttcagttcagTTACTCCTCACTCAACCGaccttaaaaaaggaggaggttatcaagtcatgtgtatttttgtttgtgAGCTCATAACAAAATAAGACTAATATGCGTATAGACtagtatatacaaaaaaaatatgaacgatgcaggactgtAACCAGCGACCtcagatagaaaaggaaaaagCCTTTTCTACCTTgctctattatttattattaccagtgggaggctcatttgcatagaatgccggctagaatatgggtaccacaacggcgcctatttctgccgtggagcagtaacatgtaaacattattgagtttcggtttaaagggcgccgtagctagtaaaattactgagcaaatgagacttaacatctcgtctcaaggtgacgagcgcatttgtagtgctgctcaaaatatttgtgtttttaagaaccctgagtggcacttcattgtaatgggcagttatcattaactgaacgtcctgcttgtcttatcgcttattttaataaaaaaatctccgCTAGAGATGTTACTCTTTCTCTGTCACTCTTTCTTTGTCTAAACATTAGTATATTTTGTATTCTAAGAGCATACTCAtacccctcgtttacaccaaggtatTATACACGTTTTTGACAAGTTTTATGCACATTACA from Leptidea sinapis chromosome 7, ilLepSina1.1, whole genome shotgun sequence includes these protein-coding regions:
- the LOC126965291 gene encoding BTB/POZ domain-containing protein 2-like, producing the protein MASGSRRDNIVNRLSNVRLEDGAGGDDHPPQNMLPSNLQARQGNIEEEIIHVSEPTPSTSSAIENLPTHNRGRLHNWQATKTTVKERVSFLFNNEILADVHFIVGKDVNQQVIPAHKFFLSVGSPVFDAMFNGVLATKSDEVELPDVEPAAFLHLLKFLYSDEVRIGPESVMTTLYTAKKYAVAALEEHCVDFLKSNLGTDNAFLLLTQARLFDEPQLATLCLEMIDKNTADAFNAEGFTDIDQDTLNAVLERDTLRIREAKIFSAVLRWSEAECIRRQLPVTPNNQRVVLGRAFHAIRFPLMSVEEFAMGPAQSGLLDDREIVQLFLYFTVNPKPNVGFLDTPRCCMTGKELTVIRFSQTESRWGYSGTTDRIRFTVDQRIFVVGFGLYGSYFGPSEYEVHLQIIHLATKKVCGSNTTTFCCDGSDDTFRAMFKEPVEILPNTSYIASAKLKGTDSYYGTKGLRRVTVDCNNGEKVVFQFSYASGNNNGTSVEDGQIPAIIFYI